DNA from Mobula hypostoma chromosome 4, sMobHyp1.1, whole genome shotgun sequence:
ACCTCACAACCATGTACAGCATCGAATTCCTTTTAGGATTGGTAGGGAACATCATTGTTATAAGTGGTTACATATTCTGCCTGAAGAACTGGAAGTGCAGTAACATCTACCTCTTCAATTTGTCCATCTCAGATCTGATCTTCATCTGTACTCTCCCGATGTTTGTGGTCTATTACGCCAAGGGCAAACATTGGGTGTTTGGTGATTTTCTCTGCAAGATGAATAGGTACATCCTTTACACCAATATGTACCTGAGCATGCTGTTCCTAGCTTGTATTAGTATTGACCGTTACCTGTTGGTCAGCAACCCATTGAGAGTGCATGTGTTTCAAAGGAAGAGGGTCGCCATCTTCATCTGTATCGCCCTATGGATCTTTGTCACCTTGGAGGTCATCCCCGTCTTGACCTTCATCGGTTCTGACAATGTCACGAGTCATGATAACAGCACCATCATCAAGTGTGTGGACTACGCAAGCGCTGGTAACCCAGTCCACAATCTAATTTACAATGTGTGCCTCACCACCTTTGGCTTTGTGCTTCCAATGAGTGTCATGGGGGTTTTCTGTGTGAAGACAGCTCGCAAGCTAAAGGAATTAAATAGAGAAAGAATCAGTAGTGTTCCTCTCGAAAAGCCGCTCACGCTGGTCATATTGGCCATTGTTATTTTCTCGATATTATTTACCCCTTATCACATCATGAGAAACGCTCGCATGGTGTCGAGATTAGAAAATATCAACATTTCAGAGGGTGCTTTTGAGTGCATAAAAGCAGCTTATGCACTTTCAAGACCTGTGGCTTTTCTCAGTATCATCACCAATCCCATTTTCTACTTTTTTTCTGGGGACAAATTCAGGGAAACAATCGCAAACAGCTTGAAATGCCATTGAGTGGAAAGGCAATTTAGAGCTAtgcatcaatagacaatagacaataggcgcaggagtaggccatgcggcccttcgagccagcaccgccattcactgtgatcatggctgatcacccacaatcagtaccccgttcctgccttctacccatatcccttgactccgcgatcattaagagctctatctaactctttcttgaaagcatccagagaattggcctccactgccttctgaggcagatcTTACCGAGGACTGtctcttttggtagagacatgAGTCTGGACATGAGGGACCATTGTTGGTTCAAATTCATCTTAGTTATTTAGCCACATGTACCTGACAAATACAGAAGAATTGTTCTGCTGAGGGAGATTCTCAAACTCATCACAGCTATCATGAATACGCAatgaattttcttttaaaaagaaGTTCATTGTCGCAATCTCTTGTTTAAGTGGGAAAAACATGGAAGATATTTTGGTTTCAGTAGAAAGGTACACATTGGCTAAATAAACTTGTAAGATTATTATCTATCTAAAATTGAATGTCTAGAATTTAGATCTGATTgaagttttaaaaataataaagtgAACAGGGATAAAGAGAAATCAATTATTTTTGTTGGTTGATAAGGACTGAGGATCATTGCCTAGAAATTAGAGCCAACCGTTTAATGCAGCCTGTTTACTCTCCACCTGTGTGTATGCACTTATTGTAATCCTGTTGAACTGAAGTTGAGTGccggggtggagatgcatctctaccaaaggagtgtaaggcgctccttccttccgctagcctgcaggttgcccttggacaaggtgtagcacctgcttagtgccCTGATCTGGTtcacctgaagccatgggagcaggtggtggatggtcgtatgagcagctggtgcacatcacaggtcctggttatgcgccctctgacgccaggcagacaatctctgcagaggattgataatggctgggatcacccatcttgtaaagacactgcccagcagaaggcaatggcaaacccccTCTGTATAGAAGTATgagtcaagaacaatcatggtcatggtatgacacatgatgatgatgatgttgaatggAAGATTCGTTTGgtgaataaaattttaaatatgTAAGAGCTTCACAGACATTCAAGCTGACAATTAATAATGTCAACATATAAGCAAGTTTCAGAGTGCAATCGTGCAAATAGACCTTGATCCCTTGGATACAATATGTGCTGTttcttaagattcaagattcaatgctgtttaatgtcatttccagtacacaggtgtaacAAAGATGAAACAATTATTATTCTggatccaatacagcacaaaaaacacaataagataaagaataaaataacaaaaacacaataaaaataaatacataatacgACTTATTATACATAGAtattatgtccataaagtgacgttaggcacaagagtgtctgtacatagggtgactgacaggaaataataaagtagtggtggctggGAGTGTGATAGCgtaggttagtgggtggaggtgataattagtcttactgcttggggaaagtaactgtttttgagtctacaGTCTTGGCATGGGTGCTGCATAGCCTCCTCCCAgctgagagtgggacaaacagtccttgcccagggtgggtgggatccttcatgatgtttctggcccttttctggtacctttctgcatatatgtccttgatggcaagtaggctggtgccaatgatgcattgggcaattttgactacccattgtagagccttcctgatgccacagcagtgtaatTTCTGTAGAAAGCAATAATGTGGCTTGTTGGGATGCTCCCTACTGCAAACCTGTAGAACATTGTGAGTGTTGGTGTGCataatccagctctcttcagcctacTCATAAAGCATTTGTGAGCTTccctgactgtgtaggatgtgttctaggaccatgagaggttgtgtgagatgtgcatcCCAGGAGTtcgaaactgcttgcagtttccactgctgtgccgctgCAAGGTAATGTAATTAGTGGAACatacataattcacagccacATTGACATTGAGTCGCGGTTTACTTTAACGGGCTGGTCTGACACCATGATGTAATtgcataaagtttttttttaatcacgcTTTCTGTTCAGCCTTTGggatacaataaatgagttgttactgTTTTAACTAAACATCAAATGCCTCCACCATTTTTATTTGccaaaacctacattggtgaccccaatgcTCTGGGATGactccagagttattgaacatgttgggAGCAAAATACTGTTGCTTGGATTGTACAAGCCAAGACCCAATTCGCACTGCGGGAGATCTCCACCGACAACACCAAATAATTCTATGCGGTAGCATCGCTCAGCAACTCCATGGCTGTGAGAGTGGTAAGTCTACTAGAACACATTCCTGAACACGATAAATGCCaattgctgaaaactcaccttttacagactttcaGACTAGCAGAGTCAGAGTGCGCCTTGTTCTCCTTACCTGGTCTCAGTGATGTTAGCCCTTTGGAGCCAATGGACCacctgctgtctctcctgggaaatcaccaccttggttttatttttaaaggaCTCTTCATGCAACATGcacgaacacgaggaaatctgttgatgctggaatttcaagcaacacacataaaagttgctggtgaacgcagcaggccaggcagcatctctaggaagagttacagacgacgtttcgggccgagacccttcgtcagggctaactgagagaagagctagtaagagatttgaaattgggagggggagggggagatccgaaatgattggagagcacaggagggggagggatggtgcaaagagctggacagttgtttggtaaaagggatacgagaggatcatgggacaggaggcccagggagaaggaaaagggggaggtggggaaaacccagaggatgggcaaggggtatagtgagagagacagagggagaaaaaggagagagagaaaaagaatgtgtgtatataaataaataaataaataatggatggggtacaaggtgggaggtagggcattagcggaagtttgagaagtcaatgttcatgccatcaggttggaggctacccagatggaatataaggtgttgttcctccaacctgagtgtggcttcatctttacagtagaggaggccgtggatagacatatcagaatgggaatgggacgtggaattaaaatgtgtggccactgggagatcctgcttcctctggtggtCTTGCAGCAACTGCCTGATCAAATTTGCATAGCCCTCACTGATGCCCatgtgaaggactatagggagcttgctaaaatggctgatagtctacccTCATCCAAGCAGCAGTGCAtcatccctcctcctttctcGACGTCAGGAAGCCCGatcagcaaggcccccaacataaggTCACCCACGGCTGCCAAGCAGATGATGCCATGCCCGTGTTTTACCATGCTTGTTTTGGTGCGAAGGTGAGGAAGGGTAAAAGaccttgcagctttgacagtCCCACGCATCGGGATTTCAGTGGTCTGTGAACATCATGGGtcccagctgccagggttgtCTACTATTCAatatggacaccctttcagggcgactcgtcctgtgtgacacgggtgtACAagggagtgtgctgccagcattgcctattgatgagaaggtaCAAGGTGATGAAACCTCACTGGCAGTGGGATCCAGACCTTTGGGACATGATGGCTGATGCTCTGCTTCAGGTGGTGAAATAACACACGGGACTTTGTCCTctctaaagtggctagacctctgttcagtgcagatttcctgtgtgcccaaggactattaGTCGATCTTAAGAATtgccagcttgtggatgtcaaggactttgagtCATTACTCTGTTTCCCCAGTAAATTCCCCACAACAACTCTGCCACAACTGCCTGTGAGCTTACTCGACTGCTGTGTGAATtaccaaacctcaccaagcccacgttctccactgcagtCATAAAACAT
Protein-coding regions in this window:
- the LOC134345070 gene encoding succinate receptor 1-like; translated protein: MNETCSRINDILESYYLTTMYSIEFLLGLVGNIIVISGYIFCLKNWKCSNIYLFNLSISDLIFICTLPMFVVYYAKGKHWVFGDFLCKMNRYILYTNMYLSMLFLACISIDRYLLVSNPLRVHVFQRKRVAIFICIALWIFVTLEVIPVLTFIGSDNVTSHDNSTIIKCVDYASAGNPVHNLIYNVCLTTFGFVLPMSVMGVFCVKTARKLKELNRERISSVPLEKPLTLVILAIVIFSILFTPYHIMRNARMVSRLENINISEGAFECIKAAYALSRPVAFLSIITNPIFYFFSGDKFRETIANSLKCH